The following proteins are encoded in a genomic region of Nicotiana sylvestris chromosome 4, ASM39365v2, whole genome shotgun sequence:
- the LOC138890539 gene encoding uncharacterized protein — MALYPRSQGYNNQQQGYHPPQQQHGGRQDDGFARLEAMMQQVIGSTAKINERVDAHDATIKNIEVQVGQISMSLNNRPQGMLPADTQINPKDQGPKQLMAVSLRNGRDLDEEQERVRDHIQAKTLIQVPIELDESIRLTDVTVQPSQEEKNTQQETEKVTEAVEEPVVEIVAEKEKPQVIGKKRPLAPFLQRLAKHQKEEQYKKFFEMLKQIQVNISLIEALKEMPGYAKMMKDLMSRKFDFQDLATVTLTQTCSAVVTKPVAEKLSDPGSCTIPCTIGNFAFEKALYDLGASINLMPMVIYKRLGIGRARPTSMLLQLADRTVERPFGIFDDVLIQVGKFVFPADFVILDYKVDEEIPIILGRPFLSTGRALIDCETGELKMRLNDEEIIFNVQKSMRRPSEFANFSRIDVVDVIVQCDDEVLTIEDPLAACLTNLEEVNGEDLAEWVLTLEGRGFWERNLEFEPLHLEKRETPPAKPSIEEPPKLELKPLPGHLRYEFLGPNSTLPVIISSGLLDVQVQQLLQVLKECKTAIG, encoded by the coding sequence ATGGCACTGTATCCTAGATCCCAGGGGTACAACAATCAGCAGCAGGGGTACCACCCGCCtcagcagcagcatggtggaagACAAGacgatgggtttgctagactggaagcaatgatgcagcaggttattgggtccacTGCGAAGATAAATgagagagtagatgcacatgacgcAACTATCAAAAATATTGAAGTGCAAGTGGGCCAAATTTCAATGTCTCTGAATAATCGTCCTCAAGGAATGCTACCTGCAGATACCCAAATCAATCCTAAAGATCAGggcccgaagcagctgatggcggtGAGTCTCCGTAATGGCAGGGACCTCGATGAAGAGCAGGAGAGAGTTCGTGACCATATACAGGCTAAGACACTTATTCAGGTACCCATTGAGCTGGATGAATCCATAAGGCTGACAGATGTGACAGTCCAGCCTTCTCAGGAAGAAAAGAACACTCAACAGGAGACCGAGAAAGTTACTGAAGCagttgaagagccagtagtagagATAGTAGCTGAGAAAGAAAAGCCCCAAGTGATTGGGAAGAAAAGACCTCTTGCACCATTCCTACAGAGGTTGGCTAAACACCAAAAAGAGGAGCAATACAAAAAGTTCTTTGAGATGCTCAAGCAAATTCAGGTAAATATTTCATTGATCGAAGCTTTAAAGGAGATGCCTGGATACGCAAAAATGATGAAAGACTTAATGTCTCGGAAATTTGACTTCCAAGACTTGGCTACGGTGACACTTACTCAGACGTGCAGTGCAGTGGTAACTAAACCTGTTGCTGAAAAGCTCTCAGATCCCGGGAGTTGTACTATTCCATGTACTATTGGAAACTTTGCTTTTGAGAAAGCACTCTATGATTTAGGGGCCAGCATTAATCTTATGCCCATGGTCATTTACAAGAGGTTGGGCATTgggagagctagacccacctctatgcTGTTGCAGCTGGCTGATAGGACTGTAGAGCGTCCATTTGGGATCTTTGATGATGTACTTATTCAGGTGGGGAAGTTCGTGTTCCCTGCTGACTTTGTGATATTGGATTACAAAGTAGATGAAGAAATTCCTATCATcttaggaagaccattcttgTCCACAGGGAGAGCTCTTATTGATTGTGAGACCGGGGAGCTTAAGATGAGGCTCAATGACGAAGAGATtatattcaatgtgcagaaatctatgaggcgccCAAGTGAGTTCGCAAATTTCTCTCgtattgatgtcgtggatgtaatcgtTCAGTGTGATGATGAAGTGTTGACGATTGAGGATCCCCTCGCTGCATGTTTGACGAATTTGGAGGAAGTGAACGGTGAGGACTTGGCAGAATGGGTGTTGACATTGGAAGGTAGAGGGTTTTGGGAAAGAAATCTAGAGTTTGAGCCCCTACACTTAGAAAAGAGGGAgactcctccagctaagccatccattgaagaaccacCGAAGCTGGAACTAAAGCCATTGCCAggccacctcaggtatgaatttctgggaCCTAACTCCActctacctgttattatctcatctggtttgttagatgtgcaggtccAACAGCTTCTACAGGTATTGAAGGAGTGCAAAACTGCCATTGGGTAG
- the LOC104239062 gene encoding V-type proton ATPase subunit c2 produces the protein MASTFSGDETAPFFGFLGAAAALVFSCMGAAYGTAKSGVGVASMGVMRPELVMKSIVPVVMAGVLGIYGLIIAVIISTGINPKTKSYYLFDGYAHLSSGLACGLAGLSAGMAIGIVGDAGVRANAQQPKLFVGMILILIFAEALALYGLIVGIILSSRAGQSRAE, from the exons ATGGCATCGACTTTTAGCGGCGATGAAACGGCACCGTTCTTCGGGTTCCTCGGCGCTGCAGCTGCCTTAGTCTTCTCCT GTATGGGAGCAGCTTATGGAACAGCGAAAAGTGGGGTAGGGGTAGCATCGATGGGAGTAATGAGGCCGGAATTGGTGATGAAGTCAATTGTGCCAGTTGTTATGGCTGGAGTTTTGGGTATTTATGGGTTAATTATAGCTGTGATTATTAGTACTGGGATTAACCCGAAAACAAAGTCGTATTATTTATTTGATGGATATGCTCACCTTTCATCTGGACTTGCTTGTGGTCTCGCTGGCCTTTCTGCTGGTATGGCTATTGGAATCGTTGGCGATGCTGGTGTTAG AGCTAATGCACAGCAGCCAAAGCTTTTCGTTGGGATGATTCTGATTCTTATTTTCGCTGAAGCTTTGGCTCTTTACGGCCTTATTGTCGGCATCATCCTTTCTTCTCGCGCTGGTCAATCTAGAGCAGAGTAG